One region of Drosophila teissieri strain GT53w chromosome 2L, Prin_Dtei_1.1, whole genome shotgun sequence genomic DNA includes:
- the LOC122625447 gene encoding uroporphyrinogen decarboxylase isoform X2 — translation MKDAKPFPVLKNDNLLRAARGEVVDRVPVWVMRQAGRYLPEFQELRKLHDFFTVCRTPELACEVTMQPLRRFDLDASIIFSDILVIPQALGLTVEMHAGVGPVLPQPIVVPEDLKRLTPDGALSRLSYVGDAITMMRHKLEGRVPLIGFTGAPWTLMGYMIEGGGSKTMSKAKAWLNEHPEDSKLFLNLLTDAIVDYLEMQVKAGAQMLQVFESSAEHLSKEQFLQWGVPYLKRIRDELVDRLTKKAIPVVPMTLFAKGAGHSLKEQSELGYDVIGLDWTVDPLEARTLVGPNITLQGNLDPQDMYRDPDELRNLTTEMVHKFGKSRYIANLGHGITPQTPITSMEVLVEAVHKAL, via the exons ATGAAAGACGCAAAG CCCTTTCCCGTACTCAAGAATGACAACTTGCTGCGGGCCGCACGTGGCGAAGTGGTGGACCGAGTGCCCGTGTGGGTGATGCGTCAGGCGGGCCGCTACCTTCCGGAGTTCCAGGAGCTGCGAAAGCTGCACGACTTCTTTACCGTCTGCCGCACCCCGGAACTGGCGTGCGAAGTGACCATGCAGCCATTGCGCCGCTTTGACCTAGACGCCTCCATCATCTTTTCGGACATCCTTGTCATTCCGCAAGCACTTGGCCTCACCGTGGAGATGCATGCGGGCGTGGGTCCCGTACTGCCGCAGCCCATTGTGGTGCCGGAGGACCTGAAGCGCCTTACGCCGGACGGCGCCTTGTCCCGCCTCAGCTACGTGGGCGACGCAATCACCATGATGCGCCACAAGCTGGAAGGTCGAGTGCCGCTAATCGGTTTTACAGGAGCGCCATGGACACTGATGGGATATATGATCGAGGGTGGCGGCAGCAAGACCATGTCAAAAGCTAAAGCTTGGCTCAACGAACATCCTGAAGACTCTAAACTTTTCCTCAACCTGCTGACCGACGCTATTGTAGACTACCTGGAAATGCAGGTGAAAGCTGGCGCTCAAATGCTGCAGGTATTTGAATCTTCCGCCGAGCATCTTTCTAAGGAGCAGTTCCTACAGTGGGGAGTGCCCTACCTGAAGAGAATTCGTGACGAGCTGGTAGACCGTCTTACAAAGAAGGCCATCCCCGTGGTCCCCATG ACGCTGTTCGCTAAGGGTGCTGGGCACTCACTGAAGGAGCAGAGCGAACTGGGCTACGATGTCATTGGCTTGGATTGGACTGTGGATCCTCTGGAGGCACGCACTTTGGTCGGACCTAACATTACGTTGCAGGGCAACCTGGACCCTCAGGACATGTACCGCGACCCTGACGAACTGCGTAACCTGACCACCGAAATGGTGCACAAGTTCGGCAAGTCGCGTTACATCGCCAATCTGGGACACGGAATCACGCCCCAGACTCCGATTACGAGCATGGAAGTGCTTGTTGAGGCGGTGCATAAGGCTCTCTAA
- the LOC122625462 gene encoding transmembrane protein 234 homolog, which translates to MLEIAAQLLAVGLLWGVTNPFLRLGSQGIESVRDTGSKWSNFVQEARTIGSRWRYWIPFGLNQCGSALYVWTLQRASITVAVPVANSLSFAFTAITGYALGEKQPGRKVILGTLLVCCGSILMIYDKILQEQAQHHQNITFQ; encoded by the exons ATGCTGGAGATTGCTG CACAACTTCTTGCCGTGGGGCTTTTGTGGGGCGTTACCAATCCTTTCCTTCGCCTTGGCAGCCAGGGAATCGAGTCGGTCAGAGATACGGGCTCCAAGTGGAGCAACTTTGTCCAGGAAGCACGCACAATCGGCTCCCGGTGGCGCTATTGGATACCCTTTGGACTCAACCAGTGCGGGAGTGCTCTGTACGTATGGACGCTCCAGAGGGCCAGTATTACAGTGGCGGTACCAGTGGCCAATTCCCTGAGCTTCGCATTTACGGCAATAACCGGATATGCGCTGGGGGAAAAGCAGCCAGGAAGGA AGGTCATCCTGGGCACCCTGCTTGTCTGTTGTGGAAGTATCCTGATGATTTACGATAAGATTCTGCAGGAACAGGCTCAGCACCATCAAAATATAACATTCCAGTGA
- the LOC122625447 gene encoding uroporphyrinogen decarboxylase isoform X1 — translation MSVGLRLLCFCIFLLKNVKTDRIGFEFQPFPVLKNDNLLRAARGEVVDRVPVWVMRQAGRYLPEFQELRKLHDFFTVCRTPELACEVTMQPLRRFDLDASIIFSDILVIPQALGLTVEMHAGVGPVLPQPIVVPEDLKRLTPDGALSRLSYVGDAITMMRHKLEGRVPLIGFTGAPWTLMGYMIEGGGSKTMSKAKAWLNEHPEDSKLFLNLLTDAIVDYLEMQVKAGAQMLQVFESSAEHLSKEQFLQWGVPYLKRIRDELVDRLTKKAIPVVPMTLFAKGAGHSLKEQSELGYDVIGLDWTVDPLEARTLVGPNITLQGNLDPQDMYRDPDELRNLTTEMVHKFGKSRYIANLGHGITPQTPITSMEVLVEAVHKAL, via the exons ATGTCGGTTGGACTTCGATTGTTGTGTTTCTGTATTTTCCTGCTGAAAAACGTGAAAACTGACCGAATTGGATTTGAGTTTCAGCCCTTTCCCGTACTCAAGAATGACAACTTGCTGCGGGCCGCACGTGGCGAAGTGGTGGACCGAGTGCCCGTGTGGGTGATGCGTCAGGCGGGCCGCTACCTTCCGGAGTTCCAGGAGCTGCGAAAGCTGCACGACTTCTTTACCGTCTGCCGCACCCCGGAACTGGCGTGCGAAGTGACCATGCAGCCATTGCGCCGCTTTGACCTAGACGCCTCCATCATCTTTTCGGACATCCTTGTCATTCCGCAAGCACTTGGCCTCACCGTGGAGATGCATGCGGGCGTGGGTCCCGTACTGCCGCAGCCCATTGTGGTGCCGGAGGACCTGAAGCGCCTTACGCCGGACGGCGCCTTGTCCCGCCTCAGCTACGTGGGCGACGCAATCACCATGATGCGCCACAAGCTGGAAGGTCGAGTGCCGCTAATCGGTTTTACAGGAGCGCCATGGACACTGATGGGATATATGATCGAGGGTGGCGGCAGCAAGACCATGTCAAAAGCTAAAGCTTGGCTCAACGAACATCCTGAAGACTCTAAACTTTTCCTCAACCTGCTGACCGACGCTATTGTAGACTACCTGGAAATGCAGGTGAAAGCTGGCGCTCAAATGCTGCAGGTATTTGAATCTTCCGCCGAGCATCTTTCTAAGGAGCAGTTCCTACAGTGGGGAGTGCCCTACCTGAAGAGAATTCGTGACGAGCTGGTAGACCGTCTTACAAAGAAGGCCATCCCCGTGGTCCCCATG ACGCTGTTCGCTAAGGGTGCTGGGCACTCACTGAAGGAGCAGAGCGAACTGGGCTACGATGTCATTGGCTTGGATTGGACTGTGGATCCTCTGGAGGCACGCACTTTGGTCGGACCTAACATTACGTTGCAGGGCAACCTGGACCCTCAGGACATGTACCGCGACCCTGACGAACTGCGTAACCTGACCACCGAAATGGTGCACAAGTTCGGCAAGTCGCGTTACATCGCCAATCTGGGACACGGAATCACGCCCCAGACTCCGATTACGAGCATGGAAGTGCTTGTTGAGGCGGTGCATAAGGCTCTCTAA